In Populus nigra chromosome 10, ddPopNigr1.1, whole genome shotgun sequence, the following proteins share a genomic window:
- the LOC133705738 gene encoding plasmodesmata-located protein 2 — protein MGIPLKPFSCFFFLCLLSVNLSQSALDYSTLVYKGCAKQAFQDPNGVYSQAISALFGSLVSQSTKTKFFKTTTGTGQTTITGLFQCRGDLSNTDCYNCVSKLPVLTDKLCGKTIAARIQLYGCYILYEVAGFTQISGMEMLYKTCGATNVAGSGFEERRDTAFSVMQNGVVSSHGFYATNYQSMYVLGQCEGDVGDSDCGECVKTAVQRAQVECGNSISGQIYLHKCFISYSYYPNGVPRRSSSSSSSSNSFSSGTGQNTGKTVAVIVGGAAGVGFLVICLLFARGLLKKHDDF, from the exons ATGGGTATTCCCTTGAAAcctttttcttgcttcttctttCTCTGTCTTCTCTCTGTCAATCTTTCTCAGTCTGCCCTTGATTACAGCACCTTGGTCTACAAGGGTTGTGCGAAGCAAGCTTTTCAAGATCCAAATGGTGTCTATTCACAAGCCATCTCTGCCCTTTTTGGCTCTTTAGTCTCGCAGTCCACCAAAACCAAGTTCTTTAAGACCACCACCGGGACTGGCCAAACAACCATAACTGGTCTCTTTCAATGCAGGGGAGACCTTAGTAATACTGACTGCTACAACTGTGTCAGCAAACTTCCAGTTTTAACAGACAAACTCTGTGGCAAAACAATAGCTGCAAGAATCCAGCTTTATGGATGCTACATTTTGTATGAAGTTGCTGGCTTTACACAAATTTCAGGTATGGAAATGCTGTACAAGACTTGTGGGGCTACAAATGTGGCAGGAAGTGGGTTTGAAGAGAGAAGAGATACTGCCTTTTCGGTGATGCAAAATGGTGTGGTTAGTAGCCATGGCTTCTACGCCACCAACTACCAATCTATGTATGTTTTGGGGCAGTGCGAGGGTGATGTTGGAGATTCAGATTGTGGCGAGTGTGTGAAAACTGCTGTTCAGAGAGCTCAAGTTGAGTGTGGGAACTCTATTTCAGGCCAAATCTATCTGCATAAATGCTTTATTAGTTACAGTTATTATCCAAATGGGGTGCCCAGGagatcatcatcttcttcctcgTCTTCCAATTCATTTTCATCAG GGACAGGGCAAAATACGGGGAAGACAGTGGCCGTTATAGTAGGAGGGGCAGCTGGTGTTGGGTTCTTGGTCATTTGCTTATTGTTTGCAAGAGGTTTGCTGAAGAAACATGATG ATTTTTAA